In Phaeobacter piscinae, one genomic interval encodes:
- a CDS encoding RNA-binding S4 domain-containing protein — protein MSEKIRIDKWLWQARFFKTRSLSAKMVSGGHLRLNGNKIAKPAQNVSSGDVLTFPQGRIIRTVRIEALGTRRGPAPEAQALYFDLTEKQDPVPRNPRYEGKGRPDKKERRALDLSRRDGAF, from the coding sequence GTGAGCGAGAAGATCAGAATTGACAAATGGTTGTGGCAGGCGCGGTTCTTCAAGACCCGCAGCCTGTCCGCCAAAATGGTCAGTGGTGGTCATCTTCGTCTCAATGGCAACAAAATCGCTAAACCGGCTCAGAACGTCTCTTCCGGGGATGTTCTGACCTTCCCGCAGGGCCGCATCATCCGAACCGTGCGGATCGAAGCCCTCGGAACACGGCGCGGACCAGCCCCAGAGGCACAGGCGCTGTACTTTGATTTGACCGAAAAACAGGACCCCGTGCCGCGCAACCCGCGCTACGAGGGAAAAGGTCGCCCGGATAAGAAGGAGCGCAGAGCGCTTGATCTTAGTCGCCGGGATGGTGCGTTTTGA
- a CDS encoding PAS domain-containing protein yields the protein MSFVDRRIESRPTRGEAPFGLNEVFFSRTDSRGVILAGNYVFRRVSNYEWEELLGAPHNTIRHPDMPKGVFKLFWDTIQSGQTMGAYVKNKSKDGLHYWVYAVVVPCAEGYLSARIKPSSKLFDDVQGLYAKLLAAEQNEDLSPEESAERLKSWVVDQGYDDYRQFATKAISEELIARDTGLDNEPDQMIVDLCQTLDNAKTLVGETEGLIKDFDAMHTIPHNLRVIASRIEPSGGPVTVLSQNYGAMSREMSDWFAAHVMGKDSNFAVIEAAVDDSLFVECMVRVLKECDIQLQKERRSLGEMDMQGERDLLAQLVSEQLERAGKGLDQVEREASRIMHACQVMHRHFLGLSSTRVLCKIESARLPESGETLADIIDQLGVFQERISQRLERIARLSSEIRSLER from the coding sequence GTGTCCTTTGTAGATCGTCGCATTGAAAGCCGCCCCACCCGCGGCGAGGCTCCATTTGGGCTAAACGAGGTATTTTTCTCCCGCACCGATAGCCGCGGGGTCATCCTCGCCGGTAATTATGTGTTTCGCAGGGTATCCAACTACGAGTGGGAAGAACTGCTCGGCGCGCCGCATAACACCATTCGGCACCCAGATATGCCGAAAGGTGTGTTTAAATTGTTCTGGGACACCATCCAGAGCGGCCAGACCATGGGAGCCTACGTCAAGAACAAGTCGAAGGACGGTCTGCATTACTGGGTCTATGCTGTCGTAGTCCCTTGTGCCGAGGGCTATCTGTCGGCACGGATAAAACCAAGCAGCAAGTTGTTCGACGATGTTCAAGGCCTCTACGCCAAACTGCTTGCTGCGGAGCAGAACGAAGACCTGTCACCGGAAGAAAGCGCTGAGCGATTGAAGAGCTGGGTCGTCGATCAGGGCTACGACGACTATCGCCAATTCGCGACCAAAGCGATAAGCGAGGAACTGATCGCGCGTGACACCGGGCTGGATAATGAACCGGATCAGATGATAGTCGATCTGTGCCAGACGCTGGACAACGCCAAAACACTCGTCGGCGAGACTGAAGGCCTGATCAAGGATTTTGACGCCATGCATACGATTCCGCATAATCTGCGGGTTATCGCATCGCGCATCGAGCCCTCGGGCGGCCCCGTCACAGTGCTCTCACAAAACTACGGCGCGATGTCGCGTGAAATGTCTGATTGGTTTGCTGCCCATGTTATGGGCAAGGACAGCAATTTTGCTGTGATTGAAGCCGCGGTGGACGATTCTCTGTTTGTTGAGTGCATGGTTCGTGTTCTGAAGGAATGTGATATTCAGCTCCAAAAAGAACGGCGCAGCCTCGGAGAAATGGATATGCAGGGGGAACGTGATCTACTGGCTCAATTGGTGAGCGAGCAGCTCGAACGGGCCGGCAAGGGGCTTGATCAGGTGGAGCGCGAAGCCTCACGTATCATGCACGCCTGTCAGGTTATGCACCGCCATTTCCTGGGCCTCAGCTCGACCCGGGTTCTGTGTAAGATCGAAAGTGCCCGCCTCCCCGAGTCGGGTGAAACGCTGGCAGATATCATCGACCAGCTTGGCGTGTTTCAGGAACGTATTTCGCAGCGGCTGGAGCGTATTGCACGACTCAGCAGCGAGATCCGCTCCCTGGAGCGTTGA
- the fdxA gene encoding ferredoxin FdxA — protein MTYVVTDNCIACKYTDCVEVCPVDCFYEGENTLVIHPDECIDCGVCEPECPADAIRPDTEPDMDKWVEFNRKYSEMWPVIVSKKDPLPEAEERDGEEGKLEKYFSEAPGEGG, from the coding sequence ATGACTTATGTTGTTACGGATAACTGCATCGCCTGCAAATACACCGACTGCGTCGAAGTCTGTCCGGTCGATTGCTTCTATGAGGGTGAGAACACATTGGTGATCCACCCTGATGAATGTATTGATTGCGGTGTTTGTGAACCGGAATGCCCGGCGGACGCGATCCGCCCCGATACGGAACCGGACATGGATAAATGGGTTGAGTTCAACCGCAAATATTCTGAAATGTGGCCGGTCATCGTCTCCAAGAAAGACCCGCTTCCCGAGGCGGAAGAGCGCGACGGCGAAGAGGGCAAGCTGGAGAAATATTTCTCCGAGGCTCCAGGCGAAGGCGGCTGA
- a CDS encoding helicase-related protein, whose product MTGMQSSGTSRVLAVLGPTNTGKTHYAIERMLGHRTGVMGFPLRLLAREVYDKVVAARGPSVVALVTGEERIVPPRAQYWICTVEAMPEGMGCDFLAVDEIQLCADPERGHVFTDRLLRARGTQETLFLGADTMRGPIAALVPGVQFLRRERLSDLVYSGSKKLSRMPARTAIVGFSIDNVYAIAELLRRQKGGAAVVMGALSPRTRNAQVELYQNGEVDYLVATDAIGMGLNLDIDHVAFSSLTKFDGRRMRQLAPNELAQIAGRAGRGMSHGSFGVTGDAPPLDDGVAQAIMEHRFTPLKKLNWRSSKLQFGTVEALIRSLESAPEDQNLVRAREADDLIALKSLSQQDEILARTTNAPSVRLLWDVCRVPDFRGISQSEHSGLLGVLFQYLHGSGVVPDDWLARQIKRIDRVDGDIDALSKRLAFIRTWTYVAQRNGWVRDESHWRGETRAVEDRLSDALHERLTQRFVDRRTSVLLRRLKQKEALLAEVNDKGEVTVEGEFVGRLEGFRFSPDKSAQGAEAKALKSASLQALAPHFHLRADRFYNAPDTEIDFTDQGGLMWGEHAVGKLVAGADPLNPRIEVFVDDAAGADVAQKVERRLQHFISRKVNALFEPLLNLQRDEELTGLARGFAFRMVEGLGLLPRGAVAQEVKDLDQDARGALRKHGIRFGQFTIFMPLLLKPAPTRLRLVLWALAEGLGEFPDAPPAGLVTVPVIKDAPQGYDTMCGYRNAGERMIRIDMLERLADMLRAEDSRGGFEAKADMLSITGMTLEQFADLMQGLGYQADKGERVKAKAVDAVVTETGTPEADVPVMDAAQQVENTPAAAPDEADTAATTDAVVADPAAPADVPVEVTGIEDAGVAPVAEELADPVAADPIPETAEIETPVGDAADAKVEEQETEVFYTFTWGRARKTGGNRNGNRRGQEAGGDRGGAKRGGDAPRGKGKPRGGKPGGRDGKPGKKGGRQDQGSKTYSARPPKKEKQIDPDNPFAAALMGLKQSD is encoded by the coding sequence ATGACAGGCATGCAGAGTTCCGGGACCTCCCGGGTCCTGGCGGTTCTGGGACCGACCAACACCGGCAAGACGCATTATGCAATCGAACGCATGTTGGGGCACCGCACCGGTGTCATGGGATTTCCGCTCCGTCTTTTGGCGCGGGAGGTTTATGACAAGGTGGTGGCGGCCCGCGGCCCCTCTGTGGTGGCGCTGGTCACCGGGGAGGAGCGGATCGTTCCGCCACGTGCGCAGTATTGGATCTGCACGGTTGAGGCTATGCCCGAGGGCATGGGCTGTGATTTTCTGGCGGTAGATGAGATTCAGCTCTGCGCTGATCCGGAACGCGGACATGTGTTCACTGACCGTCTCCTGCGGGCGCGAGGCACGCAGGAGACACTGTTTTTGGGTGCGGATACCATGCGCGGCCCGATCGCTGCACTGGTCCCCGGTGTCCAGTTTCTGCGCCGGGAGCGGCTTTCGGATCTGGTCTATTCTGGCTCAAAGAAGCTCAGCCGGATGCCCGCGCGCACAGCCATCGTCGGGTTTTCCATCGACAATGTCTATGCCATCGCTGAGCTGTTGCGCCGTCAAAAGGGCGGCGCGGCGGTGGTCATGGGCGCGCTCAGCCCACGGACGCGGAACGCCCAGGTGGAGCTATACCAGAACGGAGAGGTGGACTATCTGGTTGCGACCGATGCCATCGGCATGGGCCTCAACCTCGATATTGATCACGTTGCCTTTTCCTCCCTGACCAAATTTGATGGGCGCCGGATGCGGCAGCTGGCGCCCAATGAGCTGGCGCAGATCGCCGGGCGGGCAGGGCGCGGCATGAGCCACGGCAGTTTCGGGGTGACCGGCGACGCGCCGCCACTGGACGATGGTGTGGCGCAGGCCATCATGGAGCATCGTTTCACGCCGCTGAAAAAGCTGAACTGGCGGTCCTCCAAGCTTCAATTTGGCACTGTAGAGGCGCTGATCCGTTCCCTCGAATCAGCACCAGAGGATCAGAATCTGGTCCGTGCACGCGAAGCGGATGATCTTATCGCGCTGAAATCGCTTTCCCAACAGGATGAAATTCTGGCGCGGACAACCAACGCCCCCTCTGTGCGACTGCTGTGGGATGTCTGCCGGGTTCCCGATTTTCGCGGCATCTCTCAGTCGGAACATTCTGGCCTTTTGGGCGTTTTGTTCCAGTATCTGCACGGGTCCGGTGTGGTGCCGGACGATTGGCTGGCACGACAGATAAAACGGATCGATAGGGTTGATGGCGACATTGACGCATTGTCGAAACGTTTGGCCTTTATCCGAACCTGGACCTACGTTGCACAACGGAACGGCTGGGTCCGTGATGAAAGTCATTGGCGCGGAGAGACGCGCGCTGTAGAAGACAGATTGTCGGACGCCTTGCACGAACGTCTGACTCAGCGATTTGTGGACCGGCGCACATCCGTGCTTTTGCGCCGGCTCAAACAGAAGGAGGCCCTTTTGGCCGAAGTGAATGACAAGGGTGAAGTGACCGTCGAAGGTGAATTCGTTGGTCGTCTTGAAGGGTTCCGGTTCTCGCCGGACAAGAGCGCTCAGGGCGCCGAGGCAAAGGCGTTGAAATCCGCCTCCCTGCAAGCACTCGCACCGCATTTCCATCTCCGGGCTGACCGTTTTTACAACGCGCCGGATACTGAAATTGATTTTACCGATCAGGGCGGCCTGATGTGGGGCGAGCATGCTGTCGGCAAATTGGTGGCCGGCGCAGATCCGCTGAACCCACGCATCGAGGTTTTTGTCGATGACGCTGCTGGGGCAGACGTCGCTCAGAAAGTCGAACGCCGCCTGCAGCATTTCATCTCCCGCAAGGTCAACGCGCTGTTTGAACCGCTGCTCAACCTGCAGCGGGACGAAGAGCTGACCGGCCTTGCGCGTGGCTTTGCCTTCCGCATGGTCGAGGGGCTGGGTCTTCTGCCGCGTGGAGCCGTCGCACAAGAGGTGAAGGATCTGGATCAGGATGCCCGTGGCGCGCTGCGCAAGCACGGCATTCGGTTTGGCCAGTTCACCATCTTCATGCCGCTGCTGCTGAAGCCGGCGCCGACGCGCCTGCGTCTGGTGCTCTGGGCGCTTGCCGAAGGTCTGGGGGAGTTCCCGGATGCACCACCAGCTGGTCTGGTGACCGTGCCGGTCATCAAGGATGCACCGCAGGGGTATGATACCATGTGCGGGTATCGCAATGCAGGCGAACGCATGATCCGTATCGATATGCTGGAACGCCTTGCAGATATGCTGCGGGCCGAAGACAGCCGTGGCGGTTTTGAAGCCAAGGCCGACATGCTGTCGATCACCGGCATGACGCTGGAGCAGTTTGCCGATCTGATGCAGGGGCTTGGCTACCAGGCTGACAAGGGCGAGCGGGTGAAAGCCAAGGCTGTTGATGCCGTGGTGACTGAAACCGGTACGCCCGAAGCCGATGTTCCTGTCATGGATGCCGCTCAGCAGGTTGAGAACACGCCTGCCGCTGCGCCGGATGAGGCTGACACCGCTGCGACCACCGACGCTGTGGTCGCCGACCCGGCCGCGCCTGCTGACGTTCCGGTTGAGGTCACCGGGATCGAAGATGCCGGCGTTGCGCCTGTGGCGGAAGAGCTCGCTGATCCGGTTGCTGCCGATCCGATCCCGGAAACCGCAGAAATTGAGACACCTGTCGGCGATGCGGCGGATGCGAAGGTTGAGGAACAGGAAACCGAGGTTTTCTATACCTTCACCTGGGGCCGCGCTCGCAAGACCGGTGGCAACCGCAACGGCAATCGGCGTGGTCAGGAGGCTGGTGGCGACCGTGGCGGTGCCAAACGCGGTGGTGATGCCCCGCGTGGCAAGGGTAAACCGCGCGGCGGTAAGCCGGGCGGTCGTGATGGCAAACCCGGCAAAAAGGGCGGCCGTCAGGATCAGGGCAGCAAGACCTATTCGGCGCGCCCGCCGAAGAAGGAAAAGCAGATTGACCCCGACAACCCCTTTGCCGCAGCGCTGATGGGGTTGAAGCAATCCGATTGA
- the cobT gene encoding nicotinate-nucleotide--dimethylbenzimidazole phosphoribosyltransferase, whose protein sequence is MLSPLFSLDHFRAQLAQAPGVDERAETAAAERNSQLTKPPGSLGRLEDLAIWYGSWRGTERPVIRAPQVIVFAGNHGIVQQGVSAFPSEVTAQMVANFKHGGAAINQLAKLAGARLDVHSLDLETPTKDFTKDAAMDSAELLSALQTGWKSVDPSADLLVVGEMGIGNTTPAAALACALFGGDAGDWTGRGTGVDDTGLANKTRVVAEGVALHGPAITDGVEALRRLGGREIAAMAGAMTAARMMKIPVILDGFICCAAAACLMRTHPAALDHVVAGHQSAESAHAALLTHLGKPPFLSLDLRLGEGSGAALAIQVLRAAVACHSGMATFEEAGVTGS, encoded by the coding sequence ATGCTGTCACCGCTCTTTTCGCTTGATCACTTTCGTGCGCAGCTTGCGCAGGCTCCGGGCGTGGATGAACGGGCTGAAACGGCGGCGGCCGAACGCAACAGTCAATTGACCAAACCGCCGGGTTCGCTTGGGCGGCTCGAGGATTTGGCGATTTGGTATGGCAGCTGGCGTGGCACAGAGCGTCCTGTGATCCGCGCGCCGCAGGTGATCGTCTTTGCAGGCAACCACGGGATCGTGCAACAGGGGGTCTCGGCCTTTCCCAGCGAGGTGACCGCGCAAATGGTCGCCAACTTCAAACACGGCGGCGCCGCGATCAACCAGCTGGCCAAGCTGGCGGGCGCCCGTCTTGATGTCCATAGTCTCGATCTGGAAACGCCAACGAAGGATTTTACCAAAGACGCGGCCATGGACAGCGCTGAATTACTTAGCGCGCTGCAAACCGGGTGGAAATCGGTTGATCCCTCCGCCGATCTGCTTGTGGTGGGAGAGATGGGCATAGGCAATACCACACCGGCCGCGGCGCTGGCCTGCGCGCTGTTCGGCGGTGACGCCGGGGATTGGACCGGACGTGGGACTGGTGTCGATGACACGGGCCTTGCGAACAAAACTCGCGTTGTGGCGGAAGGGGTGGCGTTGCACGGCCCGGCCATCACCGACGGTGTTGAGGCGCTGCGCCGCCTCGGCGGGCGCGAGATTGCCGCCATGGCCGGGGCCATGACCGCGGCTCGCATGATGAAAATTCCGGTCATTCTGGACGGATTTATCTGTTGTGCGGCGGCCGCCTGCTTGATGCGGACCCACCCGGCGGCACTGGATCATGTCGTCGCCGGTCACCAGAGTGCCGAAAGCGCCCATGCCGCATTGCTGACCCATCTTGGTAAGCCACCGTTTCTCTCGCTGGATCTACGCCTTGGGGAGGGGTCTGGTGCGGCCTTGGCCATCCAGGTGCTGCGGGCGGCTGTCGCGTGCCACAGCGGCATGGCAACTTTTGAAGAGGCGGGCGTTACCGGCAGTTGA
- the cobS gene encoding adenosylcobinamide-GDP ribazoletransferase: MRKNDISGVDFLLVLILLTRLPMPVLQKQRFARHAHATWAFPFAGVAVAVPACLSAAILLRAGLNPMLAAGIALLMQTLLTGAMHEDGLADTADGFWGGFTRERRLEIMKDSQIGTYGVLALILTIGLRWMAYAGLLAAGAVWALLPVAMLSRAMMPAVMAALPNARATGLSSAVGRPPWRNCGLGLAIATLAAVLILGWTAWGPLLAMCVVTAVIAATAQTKIGGQTGDVLGATQQLSELVGLLCLTAALS, translated from the coding sequence ATGCGAAAAAACGACATATCTGGGGTAGATTTTCTGCTTGTGTTGATCTTGTTAACACGGTTGCCCATGCCAGTGTTGCAAAAACAGCGGTTTGCGCGGCATGCGCACGCGACATGGGCATTTCCCTTCGCCGGGGTTGCCGTTGCGGTACCGGCGTGTCTTTCTGCGGCGATCCTGCTTAGGGCGGGCCTGAATCCGATGCTGGCGGCTGGGATTGCGCTACTTATGCAAACGCTACTGACGGGTGCCATGCACGAAGACGGATTGGCGGACACCGCAGACGGGTTCTGGGGGGGCTTCACCCGTGAGCGGCGGTTGGAGATCATGAAGGACAGCCAAATCGGCACTTATGGTGTACTGGCGCTGATCCTGACAATTGGTCTGCGCTGGATGGCCTATGCGGGCCTGCTGGCGGCAGGTGCAGTGTGGGCGCTCTTGCCGGTGGCTATGCTGAGCCGGGCTATGATGCCGGCCGTTATGGCCGCTCTGCCAAATGCGCGCGCCACCGGCCTGTCCTCCGCCGTCGGGCGCCCTCCCTGGCGCAACTGCGGATTGGGGCTGGCGATTGCAACGCTAGCTGCCGTTCTAATCCTTGGCTGGACCGCCTGGGGACCCCTCCTGGCAATGTGTGTTGTGACTGCCGTCATCGCCGCCACCGCCCAGACCAAGATCGGTGGGCAGACCGGAGATGTCCTGGGGGCGACGCAGCAACTAAGTGAGCTTGTCGGACTGCTCTGCCTGACGGCCGCGCTGAGCTGA
- the hppD gene encoding 4-hydroxyphenylpyruvate dioxygenase, translated as MGPFPHNAPKSVISAENPAGTDGFEFVEFAHPDPQELRDLFARMGYELVARHKNKPGIELWQQGDITYILNAEKGSFAERFVADHGPCAPSMGWRVVDAQKAFEHAVAKGAEAYEGDDKTMDVPAIKGIGGSLIYFIDQYYDTSPYNTEFEWLTQSKPRGVGFYYLDHLTHNVFKGNMDKWFRFYGELFNFKEIRFFDIEGKFTGLLSRALTSPCGRIRIPINEDRGETGQIVSYLKKYNGEGIQHIAVGSEDIYGATDEISDRGIKFMPAPPASYYEMSHDRVVGHEEPLDRMQKHGILIDGEGVVDGGETKILLQIFSKTVIGPIFFEFIQRKGDDGFGEGNFKALFESIEREQIANGELAGAE; from the coding sequence ATGGGTCCGTTCCCGCATAATGCCCCGAAATCCGTCATCAGCGCCGAAAATCCGGCCGGGACCGATGGGTTCGAGTTCGTCGAATTTGCCCATCCTGACCCGCAGGAGCTGCGCGATCTTTTTGCGCGCATGGGGTATGAGCTGGTGGCGCGCCACAAGAACAAGCCGGGCATCGAGCTGTGGCAGCAGGGTGATATCACCTATATCCTGAACGCCGAGAAAGGCAGCTTCGCAGAGCGTTTCGTGGCGGATCATGGTCCATGCGCGCCGTCTATGGGGTGGCGTGTTGTCGATGCGCAGAAGGCCTTCGAACACGCCGTCGCCAAAGGGGCAGAAGCTTATGAAGGCGACGACAAGACGATGGACGTCCCTGCGATCAAGGGGATCGGCGGCTCGCTGATCTACTTTATTGATCAGTATTATGACACCTCGCCGTATAACACTGAGTTTGAGTGGCTCACCCAGTCGAAACCGCGCGGTGTTGGCTTCTATTACCTCGACCACCTGACCCATAATGTTTTCAAGGGCAATATGGACAAATGGTTCAGGTTCTATGGTGAGTTGTTCAACTTCAAAGAAATCCGTTTCTTCGATATCGAAGGAAAATTCACCGGACTGCTGAGCCGCGCACTGACCTCGCCCTGTGGGCGCATCCGCATCCCGATCAACGAAGATCGTGGCGAAACCGGGCAGATTGTCTCCTATCTGAAAAAATACAACGGCGAGGGTATCCAGCACATCGCGGTCGGTAGTGAGGATATCTATGGCGCGACGGATGAGATTTCAGACCGCGGGATCAAGTTCATGCCGGCCCCTCCGGCCAGCTACTACGAGATGAGCCACGACCGCGTGGTCGGCCATGAGGAACCGCTGGACCGGATGCAGAAACACGGAATCCTGATTGACGGCGAAGGTGTTGTTGATGGTGGGGAGACCAAGATCCTGCTGCAAATCTTCTCCAAAACCGTGATCGGACCGATTTTCTTCGAATTTATCCAGCGCAAGGGCGATGATGGCTTTGGCGAGGGTAATTTCAAAGCGCTATTTGAGTCGATTGAGCGTGAGCAGATTGCCAACGGAGAGCTTGCAGGGGCTGAGTAA
- a CDS encoding Lrp/AsnC family transcriptional regulator, whose protein sequence is MLDATDQKLLSALQKDAHLTAQQLGELLNLSASQAGRRRQRLEADGYIRSYEARLDPDKLGLSVQGFVQVHLESHGPEQSERFSRLVRMRPEITSAWTMTGEADYLLRVFCTDLAALNRLLHEILLPHPTVARVQSQIVMAQLKSDGPLPT, encoded by the coding sequence ATGTTAGACGCAACTGATCAGAAACTGCTCTCCGCACTGCAAAAAGACGCCCATCTGACCGCACAGCAGCTGGGGGAACTGCTAAACCTCTCAGCGAGCCAGGCCGGGCGGCGCCGACAACGTCTGGAGGCCGACGGCTATATCCGCAGCTACGAGGCGCGGTTGGATCCTGACAAGCTGGGGTTGAGTGTTCAGGGGTTTGTGCAGGTCCACCTAGAGAGTCACGGACCTGAACAATCTGAACGATTTTCACGGCTGGTCCGGATGCGCCCTGAAATCACCTCAGCCTGGACCATGACCGGCGAAGCTGATTATTTGCTTAGGGTATTTTGCACCGATCTTGCTGCCCTAAACCGGCTTCTGCACGAAATTTTGCTGCCGCACCCAACAGTCGCACGGGTTCAGAGCCAGATTGTAATGGCGCAATTAAAAAGCGATGGCCCCCTGCCGACTTAA
- a CDS encoding CarD family transcriptional regulator, protein MTKSKKPEFRPDDYVVYPAHGVGQIISIEEQEVAGFALELFVITFEKDKMTLRVPTNKATEIGMRSLSSPDVIAKAMTTLKGKAKVKRAMWSRRAQEYEQKINSGDLISIAEVVRDLHRTDDQREQSYSERQLYEAALERLTREVAAVSGGDEISAAKQVDEVLTSRAAA, encoded by the coding sequence ATGACTAAATCGAAGAAGCCTGAATTCCGCCCCGACGACTATGTTGTGTACCCCGCCCATGGCGTTGGCCAGATCATTTCGATCGAGGAGCAGGAAGTGGCCGGCTTCGCGCTGGAACTGTTTGTGATCACCTTCGAGAAGGACAAGATGACCCTGCGGGTGCCGACCAACAAGGCAACCGAAATTGGCATGCGGTCGCTCAGCTCCCCCGATGTGATCGCCAAAGCGATGACCACGCTCAAGGGTAAGGCGAAAGTAAAGCGCGCGATGTGGTCGCGCCGTGCCCAAGAGTATGAGCAGAAAATCAACTCGGGTGATCTGATTTCCATCGCGGAAGTGGTCCGCGACCTGCACCGCACCGATGATCAGCGTGAGCAGAGCTATTCGGAACGTCAGCTTTATGAGGCCGCGCTTGAGCGTCTGACACGTGAGGTCGCTGCGGTGTCTGGTGGCGATGAAATTTCTGCTGCAAAGCAGGTTGACGAGGTGCTGACCTCCCGCGCTGCAGCGTGA
- a CDS encoding monovalent cation:proton antiporter-2 (CPA2) family protein: MDAFLYQATIYLAAAVIAVPIAARLGLGSVLGYLAAGIIIGPVFGFVGSEAEDLRHFAEFGVVMMLFLIGLELEPRALWAMRHKLLGLGGLQILVSTMALMGAAMLAGETWQVGLAVGLALSLSSTAIVLQTLSEKGLMRTGGGRATFSVLLTQDIAVIPILALLPLLATQHGAQITGDGSIARTADDAHGASSHATLSLVEGLPGWAVTLVTLAAIASIVLAGVYLARPVFRFIHASNLREMYTALALMIVVGISFLMTLVGLSPALGAFLAGVVLANSEFRHELESDLNPFKGLLLGLFFITVGAGINYRLFLAEPGDLIGLALLVIIAKGAVLYFVGKAFGLKKRDHWLFTLGLAQAGEFGFVLLAFSRQLNVVPPELSEKLLLVIALSMLITPLLFILHDLLSKYSKDSPKEQAADEIDEEGPVIVAGIGRFGQIVNRLVRASGFNTVVLDSNMASVQLMRRFGVKSFLGDPTRPELLKAAGIAKAKVLVVALDDREAALRLVAHARRGYPDLHIIARAFDRNHVFELYRAGANDIVREMFDSSLRAGRYVLEQIGLSEYEAAQAEQTFYAHDRQTVRELASLWIPGTPTSENPAYIARARELEKDLETALLELAEAKKSSDQKSA, encoded by the coding sequence ATGGATGCATTTCTCTATCAAGCGACAATTTACCTTGCAGCCGCGGTGATTGCCGTTCCCATTGCGGCACGTCTCGGGCTTGGGTCGGTCCTAGGCTATCTGGCAGCCGGCATCATCATCGGACCCGTGTTCGGCTTCGTTGGAAGCGAAGCCGAAGATCTGCGCCATTTTGCCGAATTCGGCGTTGTTATGATGCTCTTTCTGATCGGGTTGGAGCTGGAGCCGCGCGCACTTTGGGCGATGCGGCATAAGCTGCTCGGTTTGGGCGGCCTGCAGATCCTCGTCAGCACGATGGCCCTGATGGGGGCCGCTATGCTGGCCGGCGAGACCTGGCAGGTGGGGCTGGCCGTTGGGCTGGCGCTCTCGCTCTCCTCAACCGCCATCGTACTGCAGACTCTTTCTGAGAAGGGGTTGATGCGGACCGGCGGGGGGCGGGCCACATTTTCAGTTCTGCTCACGCAGGACATCGCGGTCATCCCGATTCTTGCCTTGCTACCGCTGCTGGCGACCCAACATGGCGCGCAGATCACCGGGGATGGATCCATCGCGCGCACCGCTGATGACGCCCATGGCGCATCCAGCCACGCCACTCTCTCACTGGTCGAAGGGCTGCCGGGGTGGGCCGTCACTCTGGTGACCCTTGCTGCAATAGCTTCAATTGTGTTGGCCGGAGTTTATCTGGCACGGCCAGTGTTCCGGTTTATCCATGCCTCCAACCTGCGCGAAATGTACACGGCCCTGGCGCTGATGATCGTCGTTGGCATCTCCTTCCTGATGACGCTGGTCGGTCTCTCGCCTGCGCTTGGCGCTTTTTTGGCGGGTGTTGTGCTGGCAAACAGTGAATTTCGGCACGAGCTGGAGAGCGACCTCAACCCCTTCAAGGGGCTGCTTCTGGGCCTGTTTTTCATCACGGTCGGCGCCGGCATCAACTATCGCCTGTTTCTGGCCGAACCGGGCGATCTGATCGGTCTTGCCCTTCTGGTCATCATTGCAAAAGGCGCGGTGCTCTACTTTGTGGGCAAAGCGTTCGGCCTGAAGAAACGTGACCACTGGCTGTTTACGCTGGGCCTTGCGCAGGCGGGTGAGTTCGGATTTGTCCTGCTGGCATTTTCCCGGCAGCTCAATGTGGTGCCACCCGAACTGTCAGAGAAATTGCTTCTTGTGATCGCGCTATCCATGCTGATCACACCGCTGCTGTTCATCCTCCATGACCTGCTGTCGAAATACAGCAAGGACAGCCCCAAGGAACAGGCCGCAGATGAGATCGACGAAGAAGGTCCGGTCATCGTGGCCGGGATTGGACGCTTCGGTCAGATCGTCAATCGCCTGGTCCGTGCCAGTGGGTTCAATACCGTGGTTCTGGACAGCAACATGGCATCCGTGCAGCTGATGCGGCGGTTTGGCGTCAAGAGCTTCCTCGGTGATCCGACCCGCCCCGAACTGCTGAAAGCAGCAGGTATTGCAAAGGCTAAGGTTCTTGTTGTGGCACTTGACGACAGAGAGGCGGCGCTCAGGCTGGTTGCCCATGCCCGCCGCGGCTATCCGGATCTGCATATTATTGCGCGCGCATTTGATCGCAACCACGTGTTTGAGCTCTACAGGGCAGGGGCGAATGATATCGTGCGTGAGATGTTCGACAGTTCCCTGCGCGCCGGACGCTATGTTCTAGAGCAGATCGGGCTGAGCGAATATGAGGCGGCGCAAGCCGAACAGACGTTCTATGCCCATGATCGTCAGACCGTGCGTGAACTGGCGAGCCTCTGGATCCCCGGAACGCCAACCAGCGAAAACCCGGCTTATATCGCCCGCGCCCGTGAGCTGGAAAAAGATCTGGAAACAGCGTTGCTCGAGCTTGCTGAGGCCAAGAAGTCCTCCGACCAGAAGTCAGCATGA